The following coding sequences are from one Roseburia hominis A2-183 window:
- a CDS encoding MATE family efflux transporter has translation MSVTKQFARYVTQNIFGMLGISCYIIADTFFIAKAAGTDGITVLNLVLPIYNLIFAIGSMIGVGSATRFTILRAQGEERAHDYFSNAICFVWIIGILFTLAGIFIPDKIIALMGGDPGIVALGTGYTRIFLLFTPFFMMNYVIMAFVRNDNQPSLAMAGTLAGSFSNILFDYIFMFPLGMGLEGAALATAASPIISILICSAHFLGKKNTVRFRLHAPSIAQLFGACQLGVPAFVGEISSGVITTVFNFLILGLVGNIGVAAYGVIANFALVAMAIFNGVSQGAQPIVSDCYGRGDVKSVRKIRNLGLATAFGIAVVLIGAVYGFTDSLVGLFNSEYSAELAAYAHTGMRLYFIGFLFAGINIVGAGFLSATERARESFVTSIMRGFVCIIGCSMLFAAAFGINGVWLSFPASELLTAIVMAVVLVRDNRRL, from the coding sequence ATGTCAGTCACAAAACAATTTGCCAGGTATGTCACACAGAATATATTCGGAATGTTAGGTATCTCCTGTTATATCATCGCTGATACCTTTTTTATTGCGAAGGCGGCGGGAACGGACGGAATCACGGTCTTAAATCTGGTGCTGCCGATCTACAATCTGATTTTTGCCATCGGCTCGATGATCGGTGTCGGCTCTGCGACGCGCTTTACGATTTTAAGAGCGCAGGGCGAGGAGCGGGCGCACGACTATTTTTCCAACGCCATCTGTTTTGTGTGGATCATTGGAATCCTGTTTACACTTGCGGGCATTTTTATCCCGGATAAAATCATCGCGCTGATGGGCGGCGATCCGGGAATTGTGGCGCTTGGAACCGGGTATACGAGAATCTTTCTGCTGTTTACGCCGTTTTTCATGATGAACTACGTCATCATGGCATTTGTGCGCAACGATAACCAGCCGTCCTTAGCGATGGCGGGAACCCTCGCGGGAAGTTTTTCCAACATTCTGTTTGACTATATTTTTATGTTTCCGCTTGGCATGGGGTTAGAGGGAGCGGCGCTTGCCACGGCGGCATCGCCGATCATCAGCATTCTGATCTGCAGCGCGCATTTCCTTGGAAAAAAGAATACTGTGCGGTTCCGGCTGCACGCGCCGTCCATCGCCCAGTTATTCGGGGCGTGTCAGCTTGGCGTCCCGGCATTTGTGGGGGAGATTTCTTCCGGAGTCATCACGACCGTGTTCAATTTCCTGATTCTCGGCCTTGTGGGAAATATCGGTGTGGCGGCTTACGGAGTGATCGCGAACTTTGCGCTTGTGGCAATGGCAATCTTCAACGGAGTGTCGCAGGGAGCGCAGCCGATCGTGAGCGACTGCTATGGAAGAGGAGATGTGAAATCCGTCCGGAAAATACGAAACCTCGGACTTGCCACGGCTTTTGGCATCGCGGTAGTGCTCATCGGAGCCGTCTACGGATTTACGGATTCGCTGGTGGGTCTGTTTAACAGTGAATATTCTGCGGAACTGGCAGCGTATGCCCACACGGGAATGCGTCTTTACTTTATCGGCTTTCTGTTTGCCGGAATCAATATTGTGGGAGCGGGATTTTTAAGCGCGACAGAACGTGCGAGGGAATCGTTTGTGACATCGATCATGAGGGGATTTGTCTGCATTATTGGCTGCTCAATGCTTTTTGCCGCAGCATTTGGCATCAATGGCGTGTGGCTGTCGTTCCCGGCATCCGAGCTTCTCACAGCCATTGTGATGGCTGTGGTGCTCGTGCGGGATAACCGCAGACTTTAG
- a CDS encoding ABC-F family ATP-binding cassette domain-containing protein, with protein MNIINAENLTKSYTERKLLDKASFYLQEGEKVGVIGINGTGKSTLLKIIAGLEEPDEGQVTCANHIVVRYLPQNPVFDPEMTVLDSVLTQCVLNFVGSGRTERTDADAHAQEQKWSLESDAKSMMTRLGITDFTQKTGELSGGQRKRLALVAALLVPCDVLILDEPTNHLDSAMADWLENYLKKWRGALVMITHDRYFLDSVCNRIVEVDKGAIYSYETNYSGYLERKAEREESAEASERKRQSVLRKELEWVRRGAKARTTKQKGRLQRYEELKNQKAPERDSQVEMSSVYSRMGKTTIELDHITKGYDGRTLLRDFSYIFLKGDRIGFIGANGSGKTTLMKMIAGRIKPDAGTITVGATIKIGYYTQEIETSREAGIAYMDPEEKVIDYIRNTAEYVRTTDGLVSASNMLERFLFPAAQQYSPIGKLSGGERRRLNLLRVLMEAPNVLILDEPTNDLDTQTLAILEDYLDSYEGIVIVVSHDRYFLDRVVRRIFAFEGNGEIRQYEGGYTDYVNRLAEEGRKPGETAEVQGMTARGVSEAESAQEAGGVTGTSGQDAAEQADSRNTWKREKKLKFSYKEQREYETIEDDIANLEAKVEQLDADMAENATNSVKLGELLAEKEAAEQALEEKMERWEYLEELAAKIAEQ; from the coding sequence ATGAATATTATTAACGCGGAGAATTTAACGAAATCATACACAGAGAGGAAGCTTTTGGACAAAGCTTCCTTTTATCTGCAGGAGGGAGAAAAAGTCGGGGTAATCGGTATCAACGGGACGGGAAAGTCCACCCTGTTAAAAATCATTGCGGGGCTGGAGGAACCGGATGAAGGCCAGGTGACCTGCGCCAACCATATCGTGGTAAGATACCTGCCGCAGAATCCGGTGTTCGATCCGGAGATGACGGTACTTGACAGTGTGCTGACACAGTGTGTCTTAAATTTTGTCGGCAGCGGGAGGACAGAGCGCACCGATGCAGACGCGCATGCACAGGAACAGAAATGGAGCCTTGAGAGCGATGCAAAAAGCATGATGACGCGCCTCGGCATTACCGATTTTACACAGAAAACCGGAGAACTTTCCGGTGGACAGAGAAAACGTCTGGCACTTGTGGCAGCACTTTTAGTGCCGTGTGATGTGCTGATTTTAGACGAGCCGACGAACCATCTGGATTCGGCAATGGCGGACTGGCTGGAAAATTATCTGAAAAAATGGCGCGGTGCGCTGGTGATGATCACGCATGACCGCTATTTTCTGGACAGCGTATGCAACCGTATTGTCGAGGTGGACAAGGGGGCAATCTACAGCTATGAGACGAATTATTCCGGCTATCTGGAGCGGAAAGCGGAGCGGGAGGAGAGCGCCGAGGCGAGTGAGCGCAAGCGTCAGTCTGTACTGCGGAAGGAACTGGAATGGGTCAGACGGGGGGCAAAAGCGCGCACAACCAAGCAGAAGGGGCGCTTGCAGCGCTATGAAGAATTGAAGAATCAGAAGGCGCCGGAGCGCGACAGCCAGGTGGAGATGAGTTCCGTCTATTCCAGAATGGGAAAAACCACGATCGAGCTGGATCACATCACCAAGGGATATGACGGGCGGACGCTGCTGCGGGATTTTTCCTATATTTTTCTGAAAGGGGACAGGATCGGATTCATCGGTGCAAACGGAAGCGGCAAGACGACCCTGATGAAGATGATTGCGGGGCGCATCAAACCGGATGCAGGCACGATCACAGTCGGGGCAACGATCAAGATCGGCTACTATACGCAGGAGATTGAGACGAGCCGCGAAGCGGGAATTGCCTACATGGACCCGGAGGAAAAAGTGATTGATTATATCCGGAACACGGCGGAGTATGTGCGGACGACCGACGGTCTGGTCTCGGCATCGAACATGCTTGAGCGTTTTTTGTTCCCGGCAGCGCAGCAGTACAGTCCGATCGGAAAGCTTTCCGGCGGTGAGCGGCGCAGATTAAATCTGCTGCGCGTGCTGATGGAGGCGCCGAATGTACTGATTTTAGACGAGCCGACGAACGATCTGGATACGCAGACCCTTGCGATTCTGGAAGACTACCTGGACAGCTATGAGGGAATCGTGATTGTGGTATCGCATGACCGGTATTTCCTCGACCGCGTGGTGCGGCGTATTTTTGCTTTCGAGGGAAACGGAGAGATCCGGCAGTATGAAGGCGGTTATACAGATTATGTCAACCGACTGGCGGAGGAAGGCAGAAAGCCGGGCGAAACGGCGGAAGTTCAGGGAATGACAGCACGCGGAGTCTCGGAGGCGGAAAGCGCACAGGAGGCCGGCGGTGTGACCGGGACATCCGGGCAGGATGCAGCAGAGCAGGCGGATTCCAGAAACACCTGGAAACGTGAGAAGAAGCTGAAATTCAGTTATAAGGAACAGAGGGAATACGAGACGATCGAGGATGACATTGCGAACTTGGAAGCAAAAGTGGAGCAGCTGGATGCCGACATGGCGGAAAACGCCACGAACTCGGTGAAGCTTGGGGAACTTCTGGCGGAAAAGGAAGCGGCAGAACAGGCACTCGAGGAAAAGATGGAGCGCTGGGAGTACCTGGAGGAGCTGGCGGCGAAGATTGCAGAGCAGTAG
- a CDS encoding SpoVA/SpoVAEb family sporulation membrane protein encodes MDKEKERLQKKYNDYVKQVTPTHNLWWNMAKAFVTGGIICCIGQFILNVCENYGLDQKTSGSWCSMLLILLSVLLTGLNLYPSIANWGGAGALVPITGFANGVAAPAIEFQKEGQVFGIGCKIFTIAGPVILYGIFSSWVLGLIYWGLKWWGMV; translated from the coding sequence GTGGATAAGGAAAAAGAACGTTTACAAAAAAAATACAATGATTATGTGAAGCAGGTGACTCCCACCCATAATCTCTGGTGGAATATGGCGAAGGCGTTTGTGACAGGCGGGATCATCTGTTGCATCGGGCAGTTTATTCTGAACGTGTGTGAGAATTACGGACTGGATCAGAAAACATCTGGAAGCTGGTGCTCTATGCTGCTCATTCTGCTGTCTGTACTGCTCACCGGTCTGAATCTGTACCCTTCGATTGCAAACTGGGGAGGCGCGGGCGCGCTGGTGCCAATTACCGGATTTGCAAACGGTGTGGCCGCGCCCGCCATAGAGTTCCAGAAAGAAGGACAGGTTTTCGGAATTGGCTGCAAGATCTTTACGATTGCCGGGCCGGTCATTTTATACGGAATATTTTCAAGCTGGGTGCTTGGACTCATCTATTGGGGATTAAAATGGTGGGGAATGGTGTAG
- a CDS encoding efflux RND transporter periplasmic adaptor subunit produces the protein MKKKKLWLVTGVAAAAVLAAGTVTFANQSGSDSEEQTVYKEVTVEKGNLTAGVTESGSVTIGTLDQTLDFSEDSSSASTQNNSSAQNSAGGNATSSTSTASTLEVETVYVTAGQSVAEGDPILKLTEESVASYKKDLEEAVTEAKTAVSEAGLSAEKQKVSASYSYNLSTAEGSVAQETYEAAIKQLQEAVDDAQEAVDTSASLINYYQEQIDAGVDLSASLTEEQENYDKLYTKLVAAKNNYTTKSIEAEKTLKEAELSAKNASSQYSVDVSGADNDITDAKDTLSDAEEALEEFETAIGDDGTIYAEYTGTITDLEYEEGDTISSGATVATFSNTDAVTITVSVSEEDITNIAVGDVVEIELSAYEDQTFAGEVESIDTSSSSGSSTVSYNVTAAFTGDITGIYTDMTGNVTFISRQVTDVLYVSNKAVQSDGTTSYVKVKDADGTIRMVDVETGFSDGVNVEITSGLTEGETVLIESQVTE, from the coding sequence ATGAAGAAGAAAAAGCTTTGGCTGGTGACCGGAGTGGCTGCGGCGGCAGTGCTTGCCGCAGGAACCGTCACCTTTGCAAATCAGTCGGGAAGTGACAGTGAAGAGCAGACCGTATATAAGGAAGTAACCGTGGAGAAAGGAAATCTGACGGCGGGCGTGACGGAGAGCGGCAGTGTAACGATCGGCACGCTGGATCAGACTCTTGATTTTTCAGAGGATTCTTCCTCTGCAAGCACGCAGAACAACTCGTCCGCGCAGAACAGTGCGGGAGGAAATGCGACTTCGTCCACCAGCACGGCATCGACCCTTGAGGTGGAAACGGTCTATGTTACCGCAGGGCAGTCGGTTGCGGAGGGCGATCCCATCTTAAAGCTTACAGAGGAGAGCGTGGCATCTTATAAAAAAGATCTTGAGGAAGCGGTGACGGAGGCGAAGACAGCCGTCAGCGAGGCGGGCTTAAGTGCAGAAAAGCAAAAAGTATCGGCAAGTTACTCCTACAATCTGAGCACGGCGGAGGGATCTGTTGCACAGGAGACCTACGAAGCTGCCATCAAGCAGCTGCAGGAGGCTGTGGATGACGCGCAGGAAGCGGTGGATACGTCGGCGTCCCTGATCAATTACTATCAGGAGCAGATCGATGCGGGCGTGGACTTAAGCGCATCGCTTACCGAGGAGCAGGAAAATTATGACAAACTGTACACAAAGCTTGTGGCAGCGAAAAACAACTATACCACGAAGTCCATTGAGGCGGAGAAAACGTTGAAAGAAGCAGAACTCTCGGCAAAAAATGCATCCAGTCAGTACAGTGTGGATGTCTCCGGGGCGGACAATGACATTACCGATGCAAAAGATACGCTGTCCGACGCGGAGGAGGCACTTGAGGAATTTGAGACAGCCATCGGGGATGACGGTACGATCTATGCGGAGTATACGGGAACCATTACCGATCTGGAGTACGAGGAAGGGGATACCATCTCTTCCGGCGCAACGGTTGCCACTTTTTCCAATACGGATGCGGTGACGATCACCGTCTCCGTGTCGGAGGAGGACATCACGAATATTGCAGTCGGAGATGTCGTGGAGATCGAGCTGTCTGCCTATGAGGATCAGACGTTTGCGGGGGAGGTGGAGAGCATTGACACTTCATCTTCCAGCGGTTCCTCCACGGTGTCTTACAATGTGACTGCCGCGTTTACCGGGGACATCACTGGAATATACACGGACATGACAGGAAACGTCACATTTATCAGCAGGCAGGTGACGGATGTGCTATATGTATCCAACAAGGCGGTCCAGTCGGACGGAACGACATCCTATGTCAAGGTGAAGGATGCGGACGGAACGATCCGCATGGTGGATGTGGAGACGGGATTTTCTGACGGGGTCAACGTGGAAATCACGTCCGGGCTCACGGAAGGTGAAACTGTGCTGATAGAAAGTCAGGTGACAGAATGA
- a CDS encoding threonine/serine exporter family protein, producing the protein MAVTKEILALAVEIGDALLRNGAEVYRVEDTVMHILEAYEIENYDVYVLSNGIFASANEDREDACSMIRHIPLGTTHLGRIAALNQLSREICSHECSLIDAWNRLERCKNISFGKPVVHIFFCGLGCGCFSYLFGGTALDSIVGFFIGMLLQVFLFALKRHKNSKFITNILGSAFVTLLSLIVLSFGTPILYDKVIIGDIMPLVPGIALTTSIRDFFNGDYLSGAIHMIDAILTAFCIAVGVGTVITIYHFARGGAALL; encoded by the coding sequence ATGGCTGTAACCAAGGAAATTCTGGCTCTCGCCGTGGAAATCGGCGATGCACTGCTTCGGAATGGTGCCGAAGTCTACCGCGTCGAGGACACGGTCATGCATATTCTTGAGGCATACGAAATTGAAAATTATGATGTTTATGTGCTTTCCAACGGAATCTTTGCAAGTGCAAACGAGGATCGTGAAGATGCCTGCAGCATGATCCGCCACATTCCGCTCGGCACCACGCATCTCGGGCGCATCGCTGCATTAAACCAGCTTTCCCGCGAGATCTGTTCCCACGAATGTTCGCTGATCGACGCCTGGAACCGTCTGGAAAGATGTAAAAATATTTCGTTCGGTAAACCTGTCGTCCACATCTTCTTCTGCGGACTAGGTTGTGGCTGTTTTTCCTACCTTTTCGGAGGTACAGCCCTGGACAGCATCGTCGGCTTTTTTATCGGCATGCTGCTGCAGGTATTTCTGTTTGCCTTAAAGCGCCATAAGAATTCCAAGTTTATCACGAATATCCTGGGAAGTGCATTCGTAACGCTGCTGTCGCTGATTGTACTCTCCTTTGGTACCCCCATCCTCTACGATAAGGTCATCATCGGAGACATCATGCCGCTCGTCCCCGGAATCGCGCTCACTACGTCGATCCGCGACTTTTTTAACGGAGATTATCTGTCCGGTGCCATTCACATGATTGACGCCATCCTGACCGCATTTTGTATCGCTGTCGGCGTCGGCACCGTCATTACGATCTATCATTTTGCAAGGGGAGGTGCAGCGCTGTTATGA
- a CDS encoding DUF3837 domain-containing protein: protein MVPSIARQSVIIKCNMQKSILTGNYEFYYAAGIIANLSGVEIPEDIKPEELLALLSEKIPTLTPADEKEKYLFGMVADYRPEDVYDEQMRELLDWGRTEKYLWTVTLPDDWQNA from the coding sequence ATGGTGCCATCCATCGCACGCCAGAGCGTGATTATCAAGTGCAATATGCAGAAGTCAATTCTGACAGGAAATTATGAATTTTATTATGCTGCGGGAATTATCGCCAACCTTTCCGGAGTTGAGATCCCGGAGGACATCAAGCCGGAGGAACTGCTCGCGCTTCTGTCGGAGAAGATACCGACGCTGACACCAGCGGATGAGAAGGAAAAGTATCTGTTCGGGATGGTGGCGGACTACCGTCCCGAAGATGTATATGATGAGCAGATGCGGGAACTTTTAGACTGGGGACGCACTGAAAAATATCTCTGGACGGTCACATTGCCGGATGACTGGCAGAACGCATAA
- a CDS encoding HAD-IIB family hydrolase, which translates to MKKIAFFDIDGTLTSEIDGSIPESAVYAIRAARANGNLMFINTGRCFQNVEQRFRDVGFDGFVCGCGTDIYCDGAEILHVAQTHETVMKLLLAAREWDIDILFESRKEVAFDLARPLRHPDARRQYEAFEERGYEMPEHLENPNFFCDKFVLWFEHPEQLAGFRTTSDRYFECIDRGGNFREFVPLGYSKATGLNYVLDYYRIDKKDAYAFGDSNNDLPMLTALTNSVAMGNASPATLFDKVSYVTEKASEDGIRLALEHFGFI; encoded by the coding sequence ATGAAGAAAATTGCTTTTTTTGATATCGACGGAACACTGACTTCCGAGATTGACGGTTCGATTCCGGAAAGTGCCGTCTATGCTATACGGGCGGCGCGGGCAAACGGGAATCTGATGTTCATCAATACCGGGCGCTGTTTTCAGAATGTGGAACAGCGTTTCCGTGATGTGGGTTTTGACGGCTTTGTCTGCGGCTGCGGCACAGATATCTACTGCGACGGTGCCGAAATCCTTCATGTCGCACAGACGCACGAGACCGTAATGAAGCTGCTTCTCGCAGCCAGGGAGTGGGATATCGATATCCTGTTTGAATCCAGGAAAGAGGTTGCTTTTGATCTGGCAAGACCGCTCCGGCACCCGGATGCCAGACGGCAGTATGAGGCGTTTGAAGAACGCGGCTATGAGATGCCGGAGCACCTTGAGAATCCTAATTTTTTCTGTGATAAGTTTGTCCTATGGTTTGAGCACCCCGAGCAGCTTGCCGGTTTCCGTACCACAAGTGACCGCTATTTTGAGTGCATTGACCGGGGCGGCAATTTCCGCGAATTCGTTCCGCTCGGCTACTCCAAAGCCACCGGTCTTAACTATGTGCTTGATTATTACCGGATAGACAAAAAGGACGCCTATGCCTTCGGCGACAGCAACAATGACCTTCCCATGCTCACTGCTTTGACAAACAGTGTCGCCATGGGCAACGCCTCTCCTGCCACGCTTTTTGACAAGGTGTCCTATGTAACGGAAAAAGCCAGCGAAGACGGTATCCGCCTTGCGCTGGAACATTTCGGTTTTATCTAA
- a CDS encoding stage V sporulation protein AB, with translation MLIEHIFLGFCGLAAGLAVSAGTFAFLIVIGVIPRMIGKCNRAAETLHSENAVILGGICGNLASVFLQIRIPFGPALLCVYGISAGIFVGSIAVALAEILNTFPITFRRMGLKVGLFWVMLAMAAGKVAGSLYYFLGNFKAQ, from the coding sequence ATGTTAATTGAGCATATATTTTTGGGCTTCTGCGGGCTTGCCGCGGGACTTGCCGTCTCTGCGGGAACATTTGCGTTTTTGATCGTCATCGGTGTCATTCCGCGTATGATTGGAAAGTGCAACCGCGCGGCAGAGACACTGCATTCTGAAAATGCCGTGATTCTGGGCGGAATCTGTGGAAATCTGGCGTCTGTTTTTTTGCAGATCCGGATTCCGTTCGGACCGGCGCTTCTGTGCGTGTACGGTATTTCTGCCGGGATATTTGTGGGAAGCATCGCGGTGGCGCTCGCGGAGATCCTGAATACATTTCCGATTACATTCCGGCGCATGGGCTTAAAGGTCGGACTCTTCTGGGTCATGCTTGCGATGGCGGCAGGAAAAGTGGCAGGATCGCTGTACTATTTCCTTGGAAATTTTAAGGCACAGTAG
- a CDS encoding threonine/serine exporter family protein — protein sequence MIIQFIVSLFATLSFAELFGAPKKELFFCGLTGAIGWVVYVIGLNSNMGTVLANLTATFALTVFSRILSAIRRNPVTVYLIAGIFPLVPGAGIYYTSYYFIMNDMTQFSNYGMETIKVAGAIVLGIVFGFGLPQSWFNALQRIERKKTAL from the coding sequence ATGATTATCCAGTTTATTGTGAGTTTGTTTGCCACACTCTCTTTTGCGGAACTGTTTGGCGCGCCGAAAAAGGAACTGTTTTTCTGCGGTCTGACCGGTGCCATCGGCTGGGTCGTCTATGTGATCGGCTTAAACAGCAATATGGGCACGGTGCTTGCGAATCTGACCGCCACCTTCGCACTCACCGTATTTTCGCGTATTCTGTCCGCGATCCGCAGAAATCCGGTAACCGTTTACCTCATCGCCGGTATTTTTCCGCTGGTTCCCGGAGCAGGTATTTACTATACGTCCTACTATTTCATCATGAACGATATGACGCAATTCTCCAACTATGGCATGGAAACCATCAAGGTGGCAGGTGCCATCGTGCTGGGAATTGTCTTTGGCTTCGGTCTGCCGCAGAGCTGGTTTAACGCGCTGCAGCGAATAGAAAGAAAAAAGACGGCTTTGTAA
- a CDS encoding HlyD family efflux transporter periplasmic adaptor subunit produces the protein MKIAWVHKLLGKHSKKFYGILAGILTAAVAGSGVGYHVIAASGTADQTEEDTQIDETDGQEDGSFSGTGTTQVKTESQLPDFSVNAVTMTVEEVYVEAGSTVAEGDALFKIDDESMADAKAYYEDAISDAETALQSAQINFENGVLEAESELSSTKLAADTAQDTYDAAVSELSVKTSEAQEAYDEAVEEISDYQDAIDNGTYYTQVGINEKQAAVDTAQATLTEKQTQLSDAQSSSQVAKDAYAADMANMKTQIEAGASHTDLAALADQLAADYTAVQEAADALSQSQTEAESANSALQLANQTFQKAVEEYNTKVTEANEKIAELTDELEELSDACDEAERNEMTAQPALLQQYEEAVLEGKNADTEYEASLENLQSAVDEAQDTLDELKEQQSALLAIEDGVVCADRDGTLASVTYEAGDTLIKNTAFASYYDLDTILISVEVSQNNIAKLAVGDTVQVQISGSRMGAIDGTVYSIASEKTSGGSMSNVTYAVIVAVDNTDGTLTTGVQATVKFETQATGATEMEETKTAGKTETIGASETEEAGGKTE, from the coding sequence ATGAAAATAGCGTGGGTACACAAACTCCTGGGAAAACATTCCAAAAAATTTTACGGAATACTTGCCGGGATTCTGACTGCCGCAGTTGCGGGAAGCGGAGTTGGCTATCATGTGATAGCAGCTTCGGGCACAGCGGATCAGACGGAGGAGGACACACAGATAGATGAGACAGACGGACAGGAAGACGGCAGCTTTTCCGGGACAGGAACCACACAGGTGAAAACGGAGAGCCAGCTGCCTGATTTTTCTGTGAATGCGGTGACCATGACGGTGGAAGAAGTCTACGTGGAAGCGGGAAGCACCGTGGCGGAGGGCGACGCCTTATTCAAGATCGACGATGAGAGCATGGCGGATGCAAAGGCGTACTATGAGGATGCCATTTCAGATGCGGAAACGGCACTGCAATCTGCGCAGATCAATTTTGAGAACGGCGTGCTGGAGGCGGAGAGCGAGCTTTCCTCCACAAAACTTGCAGCGGACACCGCGCAGGATACTTATGATGCGGCAGTCAGCGAGCTGTCGGTAAAGACCAGCGAGGCGCAGGAAGCGTACGATGAGGCGGTGGAGGAGATCTCCGATTATCAGGATGCCATCGACAACGGCACCTACTACACACAGGTCGGGATCAATGAAAAACAGGCGGCAGTCGATACGGCGCAGGCGACGCTCACGGAAAAGCAGACGCAGCTTTCTGATGCACAGAGCAGCAGTCAGGTGGCAAAGGACGCATATGCAGCGGATATGGCGAACATGAAAACACAGATTGAAGCCGGAGCGTCCCACACGGATCTTGCGGCGCTGGCGGATCAGCTGGCTGCGGACTATACCGCCGTGCAGGAGGCAGCCGACGCCCTGTCGCAGAGCCAGACAGAGGCGGAGAGCGCAAACAGTGCACTGCAGCTTGCCAATCAGACATTCCAGAAGGCGGTCGAGGAATATAACACGAAGGTGACAGAGGCAAATGAGAAAATTGCGGAGCTGACAGACGAGCTGGAGGAGCTGAGTGACGCCTGCGACGAGGCAGAGCGCAATGAGATGACGGCGCAGCCGGCGCTTTTACAGCAGTATGAAGAGGCGGTTCTGGAGGGAAAAAATGCAGATACCGAGTATGAAGCTTCGCTGGAAAACTTGCAGAGTGCTGTGGACGAAGCGCAGGATACGCTGGATGAGCTGAAGGAACAGCAGAGCGCACTCTTAGCGATCGAGGATGGCGTTGTATGTGCGGACCGTGACGGAACGCTTGCATCGGTGACTTACGAGGCGGGGGATACCCTGATTAAAAATACCGCATTTGCAAGCTATTACGATCTGGATACGATTCTGATTTCTGTGGAGGTATCACAGAACAATATTGCAAAACTTGCGGTCGGCGACACCGTGCAGGTACAGATCAGTGGAAGCAGAATGGGAGCAATCGACGGAACCGTCTATTCCATCGCATCGGAAAAAACATCCGGCGGAAGCATGTCCAATGTGACGTATGCGGTCATTGTTGCCGTGGACAATACAGATGGCACACTTACTACTGGCGTACAGGCAACGGTGAAGTTTGAAACACAGGCGACTGGAGCCACAGAAATGGAAGAGACTAAGACCGCAGGAAAAACCGAGACGATCGGAGCGTCTGAGACAGAGGAAGCAGGAGGAAAGACAGAATGA
- a CDS encoding stage V sporulation protein AA: MSAKSETLYLKIDQNTIVTDRHVTLGDIAKMECPDASIVRQLKQKKIYTFAEVMNPRKQKNQMKVFSILKIVELIHEEYPNVDISNEGEKDFIIEYIPNPEKPKWINALKTVALCVVIFFGAAFTIMAFNNDVSVGDVFSKFYRQVMGKESSGVTELEICYSIGLAIGITLFFNHVGSKKITPDPTPMQVEMRKYEKDIDTTFIENAERKGHSIDVN; this comes from the coding sequence ATGAGTGCAAAGAGTGAGACACTGTATCTTAAGATTGACCAGAATACAATCGTGACAGACCGGCATGTGACGCTTGGGGACATTGCGAAAATGGAGTGCCCGGATGCTTCGATTGTGCGCCAGCTGAAGCAGAAAAAAATCTATACGTTTGCGGAGGTGATGAATCCGCGCAAACAGAAGAACCAGATGAAGGTTTTTTCCATATTAAAGATCGTCGAACTGATTCATGAGGAATATCCGAATGTGGACATCAGCAATGAGGGAGAGAAGGATTTTATCATTGAATACATTCCCAATCCCGAGAAACCGAAGTGGATCAATGCGTTAAAGACCGTCGCGCTCTGCGTGGTCATTTTTTTCGGGGCGGCGTTCACGATTATGGCGTTCAACAACGATGTATCCGTGGGAGATGTCTTTTCCAAATTCTATCGGCAGGTGATGGGAAAGGAGTCAAGCGGCGTGACAGAACTTGAAATCTGTTACAGCATCGGACTTGCCATTGGCATTACGCTGTTTTTCAATCATGTGGGCAGTAAGAAGATCACGCCGGATCCGACGCCGATGCAGGTGGAGATGCGCAAATATGAGAAGGACATAGATACTACGTTCATAGAGAACGCGGAGAGAAAGGGACACAGCATCGATGTTAATTGA